ATAGAACTCATACATACCCAAAAGTGAAAGTACCATTACAAGATATTTTAGGTAATCCCCCCCTAAAAATAAAAATATTACTAATGGTGCTAGAATAAGTGCTCCAATATATCTATTATTCATAATTTTCTCCCTTATTTAACCTTTCCAAATCTTCTGTCTCTTTTCTGATAATCTCCTATTGCAAGTGTTAGCTGCTTCTCATTAAAATCTGGCCAATTAATATCCGAGAACCAAAATTCTGAATATGCGCTTTGCCATAGCAAAAAGTTGCTTAATCGTAGCTCTCCACTGGGTCTTATTATAAGGTCCGGATCTGGCATTTCCCTGGTATACATATATTTTGAAAATAGCTCTTCAGTTATTTCATCTTTTGATATTTTTTTACTAATTAAATCTCTTGAAATTTCTTTTACAGCATCTACTATTTCATTTCTTCCGCCGTAATTTAAAGCTAAATTTAAAATTAAGCCCTTATTATTCTTTGTTTTTTCATAGGCATTATCGAGTTCTACTCTACATATCCTTGGTAACTTTGATATGTTACCAATAGAATTAATAACAACATTATTGGCGTTTAATTCCTCAACCTCATTTTTTAAATATTCTACTAATAATTTCATTAGTGAATCTATTTCTTGCATTGGCCTATTCCAATTTTCAGTGGAAAATGCGTACAATGTTAGGTATTTAACCCCTAAGTTGTTACATTCTTTTACGATTTTCCTTATTGCTTCTACGCCAGCCTTATGTCCAAGCGCTCTAGGCAGCTTATGCTGTTTGGCCCATCTACCATTTCCATCCATAATAATTGCAATATGCGCAGGTATCCTCGTCATATCTAACTCAACATTATTACTTGCATTTTTAGTTTTCCTAAAAAAAGCGAATAATTTTTTCAATAAAATTCTCTCCTTTTTACTAGTTATAGTATAATTTTAAATAGAACCTGCATAACTGCAGGTTCTATTTAAAATTATATACTAAACTACCATTATTTCTTTTTCTTTAGTGTCTATCATTTTATCTACTTCTTTAATGAATTTGTCTGTTTCCTTTTGGATGATATCTTCTGATTTTTTCACTTCATCTTCAGTAACTTCATTGTTTTTTTTCAAAGTCTTTATTTTATCATTAGCATCTCGCCTAATAGATCTTATTGCTATTTTAGCATCTTCGCCTGTTTTCTTAACAGTTTTAAGCAGAGTTTTTCTTGTTTCCTGCGTAAGTTCAGAAATAATCAATCTAATTGATGTACCATCATTTGATGGGTTTAATCCTAAATCAGATTTCAATATAGCTTTTTCTATATCTTTCATAGATGATTTGTCCCAAGGCTGAATTAGTAGTACTCTAGGTTCTGGCGCAGAAATATTTGCTAGTTGACTGAGTGGCATAAGACTTCCATAACATTCAACATGAACCCTATCTAACATTTTAGGATTTGCTCTTCCCGCTTTCATACCTTCAAACTCATGTTTTAAAACAGCAATAGTTTTATTCATTTTTTCATCAGCAATACTAATAATTTCTTTAATCATAGAATTCCCTCCATATTATTGTTATTCTTTAATAGAAGCAGTTACTAAAGTACCTATTTTTTCTCCTAAAACTGCTTTTTTTATATTCTCTGGTTTATCAAGCCCAAAAACTAATATAGGTATATTGTTATCCATACATAATGATGTAGCAGTAGAATCCATAACTTGAAGTCCTTTTTCAAGCACGTTTATATAACTTAGCTCATCAAACTTCACTGCGTCATTATATATATGTGGATCCTTATCGTAAACTCCATCAACTTTTTTAGCAAGGAGTATTACTTCAGCTTCTATTTC
This DNA window, taken from Clostridium estertheticum, encodes the following:
- a CDS encoding isoprenyl transferase, whose protein sequence is MTRIPAHIAIIMDGNGRWAKQHKLPRALGHKAGVEAIRKIVKECNNLGVKYLTLYAFSTENWNRPMQEIDSLMKLLVEYLKNEVEELNANNVVINSIGNISKLPRICRVELDNAYEKTKNNKGLILNLALNYGGRNEIVDAVKEISRDLISKKISKDEITEELFSKYMYTREMPDPDLIIRPSGELRLSNFLLWQSAYSEFWFSDINWPDFNEKQLTLAIGDYQKRDRRFGKVK
- the frr gene encoding ribosome recycling factor encodes the protein MIKEIISIADEKMNKTIAVLKHEFEGMKAGRANPKMLDRVHVECYGSLMPLSQLANISAPEPRVLLIQPWDKSSMKDIEKAILKSDLGLNPSNDGTSIRLIISELTQETRKTLLKTVKKTGEDAKIAIRSIRRDANDKIKTLKKNNEVTEDEVKKSEDIIQKETDKFIKEVDKMIDTKEKEIMVV